A single genomic interval of Arthrobacter sp. NicSoilB8 harbors:
- a CDS encoding STAS/SEC14 domain-containing protein has product MPEKDLETSGGRDISSLGFDSNGILRLEWARGVVIDAPNAQHAMDRVNEVCGGRPTPLLIDMATTESVSRAARAVFAKRCDASAIALLGSSAVDRVLANFFLGVNAAPVPTRFFTNNAEALRWLASQGHDRA; this is encoded by the coding sequence GTGCCAGAAAAGGATCTTGAAACTTCGGGCGGGCGGGATATCTCATCCCTGGGCTTCGACAGCAACGGCATCCTGCGCCTCGAATGGGCCCGGGGCGTCGTGATTGATGCCCCCAACGCCCAGCACGCCATGGACCGCGTCAATGAAGTGTGCGGGGGCCGGCCCACCCCGCTCCTGATTGACATGGCCACCACGGAGTCCGTCAGCCGGGCCGCGCGGGCCGTCTTTGCCAAGCGCTGCGACGCCTCGGCAATCGCCCTCCTCGGCTCGTCCGCCGTGGACCGTGTTCTGGCCAACTTCTTCCTGGGCGTCAACGCGGCGCCGGTTCCGACGCGCTTTTTCACGAACAACGCCGAGGCGCTCCGCTGGCTGGCCTCACAGGGCCATGACAGGGCCTGA
- a CDS encoding GAF domain-containing protein produces MRNLVHPAALLPPAGGVTAALRQQHASAGHEELDSRGLVFPENLQLPGLSSLIRESWRRSAELHANPDNPEAPLALDRDELEEYRRQHPLAAIMPVIHKLLVLPSHDSGMLVAVGDEVGRLLWVEGDAVLQRRAEGMMFVPGADWSEATVGTSAPGTALALGRGIQISGAEHYKRSVHPWSCTAVPFHDPDSGALLGVVDITGTESAVAPHTLSLVEATVAAAQAHLRVERLQLAAARQSPPSRRRSSASAGTAGAPAANSLYRNSLQLLGRDQALLSIDGRTVALSARHSEILALLSTHPEGLNAEELCALLYPGEASTMTLRAEMVRLRKVLQQLNPGAVPESRPYRLPLDLVPDSGQVLKCLQRGAHRIALEIYRGAVLPRSEAPGIVELRARVSALMREALLTDGSAESLLKYAELPEAKDDVDVRTAALKLLAPRSPRRAAVVADLERLDRELSA; encoded by the coding sequence ATGAGGAATCTGGTCCATCCGGCAGCACTGCTACCGCCGGCCGGCGGGGTCACCGCAGCGCTGCGCCAGCAGCATGCCAGCGCCGGTCACGAGGAACTGGACTCGCGGGGGCTCGTTTTCCCCGAGAACCTGCAATTGCCCGGACTCAGCAGCCTGATCCGGGAGTCGTGGCGTCGGTCGGCGGAACTGCACGCCAACCCGGACAATCCCGAGGCGCCGCTTGCCCTGGACCGCGACGAGCTCGAAGAGTATCGCCGCCAGCATCCGCTGGCCGCCATTATGCCCGTGATCCACAAGCTCCTAGTCCTGCCGAGCCATGACAGCGGGATGCTCGTGGCCGTGGGTGACGAGGTCGGCAGGCTGCTCTGGGTGGAGGGCGACGCCGTCCTGCAGCGCCGGGCCGAAGGCATGATGTTCGTCCCGGGCGCCGACTGGTCCGAGGCGACTGTGGGCACCAGCGCCCCGGGCACCGCGCTGGCCCTCGGCCGGGGCATCCAGATCTCCGGTGCGGAACATTACAAGCGCTCGGTGCATCCGTGGAGCTGCACGGCCGTGCCATTCCACGATCCGGACTCCGGCGCCCTGCTGGGGGTCGTGGACATCACCGGCACCGAGTCGGCCGTCGCCCCGCACACGCTGTCGCTCGTTGAAGCGACCGTTGCCGCGGCCCAGGCGCATCTGCGGGTGGAGCGGCTGCAACTGGCCGCCGCCCGCCAGTCCCCGCCGTCCCGGCGCCGGAGCTCGGCCTCAGCCGGAACGGCCGGGGCACCGGCCGCCAACAGCCTGTACCGCAACAGCCTCCAGCTCCTCGGCCGCGACCAGGCCCTGCTCAGCATCGACGGCCGCACCGTGGCCCTGTCCGCCCGGCACAGCGAGATCCTGGCCCTGCTCAGCACCCACCCGGAAGGGCTGAATGCCGAGGAGCTCTGCGCCCTCCTGTACCCCGGGGAGGCATCCACCATGACGCTGCGCGCGGAGATGGTCCGCCTGCGCAAGGTCCTTCAGCAGCTCAATCCCGGTGCCGTTCCGGAGTCCCGCCCGTACCGCCTGCCGCTGGACCTGGTTCCGGACTCCGGACAGGTGCTCAAATGCCTGCAGCGCGGCGCACACCGGATAGCGCTGGAAATCTACCGCGGCGCCGTGCTGCCGCGCTCCGAGGCGCCCGGCATCGTCGAGCTGCGGGCCAGGGTCTCCGCCCTGATGCGCGAGGCCCTGCTGACCGACGGCAGCGCCGAATCGCTGCTGAAGTACGCGGAGCTGCCCGAGGCAAAGGACGACGTCGACGTCCGCACCGCGGCGCTGAAGCTGCTGGCGCCCCGCTCGCCCAGGCGGGCCGCCGTCGTCGCCGATCTGGAACGGCTGGACAGGGAACTGAGCGCCTGA
- the adhP gene encoding alcohol dehydrogenase AdhP, with protein sequence MTTRMQAAVVTEFGKDLQIQDLPIPAPGRGEALVKVITTGVCHTDLHAAEGDWPVKPSPPFVPGHEGVGEVVALGEGVTDLAVGDLVGNAWLWSACGDCQFCRTGWETLCEAQKNAGYSVDGSFGEYMLVDSRFAARIPAGSDPVEVAPILCAGVTVYKGLKMTEAKPGQWVTISGIGGLGHIAVQYAVAMGLRVAAVDIADDKLALAKKHGAELTVNALHEDPAEVIQRETGGCHGVLVTAVHPSAFGQAIGMARRGGTIVFNGLPPGDFPAPIFEIVLKGLTVRGSIVGTRQDLEEALDFYAQGKIHPTVSTRELSEVNAVLDEMKHAKIDGRVVLTF encoded by the coding sequence ATGACGACGAGAATGCAAGCAGCTGTAGTAACTGAATTCGGCAAGGACCTCCAGATCCAAGACCTGCCCATTCCCGCCCCAGGCCGCGGCGAGGCGCTGGTCAAGGTCATCACCACAGGCGTCTGCCACACCGATCTCCACGCGGCGGAAGGCGACTGGCCGGTCAAGCCGTCGCCGCCGTTCGTGCCCGGACACGAAGGAGTGGGTGAAGTGGTTGCCCTCGGCGAGGGCGTCACAGACCTGGCGGTCGGCGACCTGGTGGGCAACGCCTGGCTCTGGTCCGCGTGCGGCGACTGCCAGTTCTGCCGGACCGGATGGGAAACCCTCTGTGAAGCCCAGAAAAACGCCGGCTACAGTGTGGACGGTTCCTTCGGCGAGTACATGCTCGTGGACAGCCGCTTTGCTGCCCGCATCCCCGCCGGCTCAGACCCGGTGGAAGTCGCGCCCATTCTCTGCGCCGGCGTCACCGTCTATAAGGGCCTGAAGATGACCGAGGCCAAGCCGGGCCAGTGGGTCACCATCTCCGGAATCGGCGGACTCGGCCATATCGCAGTCCAGTACGCCGTGGCGATGGGGCTGCGGGTCGCGGCGGTGGACATCGCCGACGACAAGCTTGCCCTGGCCAAGAAGCACGGCGCGGAGCTGACGGTCAATGCCTTGCACGAGGATCCCGCCGAAGTCATCCAGCGCGAAACCGGAGGATGCCATGGAGTCCTGGTCACGGCAGTGCACCCGTCAGCGTTCGGCCAGGCCATCGGGATGGCGCGGCGCGGCGGAACGATCGTGTTCAACGGGCTGCCGCCGGGCGATTTTCCGGCGCCGATTTTCGAGATTGTGCTCAAGGGGCTGACCGTCCGGGGCTCGATTGTTGGCACCCGGCAGGACCTGGAGGAAGCCCTGGACTTCTACGCCCAAGGCAAGATCCACCCCACGGTTTCCACCCGGGAACTCTCCGAGGTCAATGCCGTTCTTGACGAGATGAAGCACGCCAAGATCGACGGCAGAGTGGTGCTGACCTTCTGA
- a CDS encoding FAD-dependent oxidoreductase: MSNSAESTSTRPLRVAIVGAGPAGVYAADILTKSNEVKDGDFEVSIDLFEAYPAPYGLIRYGVAPDHPRIKGIVNALHKVLDRGDIRFLGNVTYGRDLTLHDFRAFYDAVIFSTGAIKDADLDIPGIGLEGSFGGADFVSWYDGHPDVPRDWPLEAKEIAVIGNGNVALDVARMLVKHADELLVTEIPDNVYRALKDSPVTDVHVFGRRGPAQVKFTPLELRELSHAKDVDIVLYPEDFEFDEASDEAIRSNNQIRTMVNTLTNWLVEEHAEAEEPSSRRLHLHFLHSPVEIYDDAANPGKVAGIKFERMQLDGTGNVKGTGEFLDYPVQAVYRAIGYHGSPLDELEYDARRGVVPNEGGRVLDAEGNPVPGIYATGWIKRGPVGLIGHTKGDALETIGFLLEDRLTLPPAQNPDPQAIIDLLQERGIQYTTWEGWIKLDAHELALGAEWSAAESANGIERERIKVVPREDMIEISRG, encoded by the coding sequence GTGTCCAACTCGGCCGAATCCACATCCACTCGTCCCCTCCGTGTCGCGATTGTCGGCGCCGGTCCGGCCGGCGTCTACGCCGCGGACATCCTGACGAAGTCCAATGAGGTCAAAGACGGCGACTTCGAGGTCAGCATCGATCTCTTCGAGGCATACCCGGCCCCCTACGGCCTGATCCGCTACGGTGTGGCCCCCGACCATCCGCGGATCAAGGGCATCGTCAACGCCCTGCACAAGGTCCTGGACCGCGGCGACATCCGGTTCCTGGGCAACGTCACCTATGGCCGGGACCTGACGCTGCACGACTTCCGGGCCTTCTACGACGCCGTCATCTTCTCCACCGGAGCCATCAAGGACGCGGACCTGGACATTCCCGGGATCGGCCTCGAGGGTTCCTTCGGCGGGGCGGACTTCGTCTCCTGGTACGACGGCCACCCGGACGTGCCGCGGGACTGGCCCCTGGAGGCCAAGGAGATCGCGGTGATCGGCAACGGCAACGTGGCCCTCGACGTCGCCCGCATGCTGGTCAAGCACGCCGATGAACTCCTGGTCACCGAAATCCCGGACAACGTCTACCGGGCACTGAAGGACTCGCCCGTCACCGACGTCCACGTGTTCGGCCGCCGCGGCCCGGCCCAAGTGAAGTTCACGCCGCTGGAGCTGCGCGAACTCAGCCACGCAAAGGACGTGGACATCGTCCTGTACCCCGAAGACTTCGAGTTCGACGAGGCCTCGGACGAGGCCATCCGGAGCAACAACCAGATCCGGACCATGGTCAACACCCTGACGAACTGGCTCGTCGAGGAGCACGCCGAGGCCGAGGAGCCGTCCTCGCGCCGTCTGCACCTGCACTTCCTGCACAGTCCCGTCGAGATTTACGACGACGCCGCCAATCCCGGCAAGGTCGCTGGCATCAAGTTCGAACGCATGCAGCTGGACGGCACCGGAAACGTCAAGGGCACCGGGGAGTTCCTCGACTACCCGGTCCAGGCCGTCTACCGGGCGATCGGCTACCACGGCTCGCCGCTGGACGAGCTGGAATACGACGCCCGCCGCGGCGTTGTCCCCAACGAAGGCGGCCGGGTCCTCGACGCCGAGGGGAACCCGGTCCCGGGCATCTACGCCACGGGCTGGATCAAGCGCGGGCCCGTCGGGCTGATCGGCCACACCAAGGGCGACGCGCTGGAGACCATCGGCTTTCTGCTGGAGGACCGGCTGACCCTGCCGCCGGCGCAGAACCCGGACCCGCAGGCCATCATCGACCTGCTTCAGGAGCGGGGCATCCAGTACACCACCTGGGAAGGGTGGATCAAGCTTGATGCCCACGAGCTCGCCCTCGGCGCCGAGTGGTCCGCGGCCGAGTCCGCCAACGGGATCGAGCGGGAGCGCATCAAGGTTGTGCCGCGCGAGGACATGATCGAGATTTCCCGCGGCTAG
- a CDS encoding bifunctional diguanylate cyclase/phosphodiesterase, producing the protein MTGPDDNRRLEELVDGIVVLSSGDLSNRLQVSPARDGIDAVTTGINLLAEELQSMYEDLEVRVAERTALLEAAKAELRRVINTDELTGLASRSLLQEKVAEAVAGASGRQPALILLDLDSFRLINDSLGHAAGDAVLREAALRLVAAAGPGHLIARLSGDEFAVLVVDQEPDAVLQIASRLGESLKDRIVAGGVAVGLTAGTGVRLGEPGLRSEELIRDADIAMHEAKKRGRDTLLVFSAAMHQAAKQRVHLVAELRTALATDELELEYQPIMDLRNGTIAGAEALIRWRHPSLGLLAPDTFLDAADEAGLTVQIGHWVLGKAIAQTGLWKSDPGLPSDFSTHINLSPADLHHVDLAPYVEGLLARHGVEPCHVSIEITETAIMRGGPEVAATMQSLNDLGVRIEIDDFGTGYSSISYLRTLPAAQAKIDKSLLDGLTTDRQQETFVAAILQLIHSAGLGAVAEGIEDREQAERLRQLNCEFGQGYFFSRPLPVADMTDLLAHKDGAVA; encoded by the coding sequence ATGACAGGGCCTGACGACAACCGCCGCCTCGAGGAACTCGTAGACGGCATCGTCGTATTGTCCTCGGGCGATCTCTCGAACCGCCTGCAGGTTTCACCGGCACGGGACGGCATCGACGCCGTCACGACCGGCATCAACCTGCTCGCCGAAGAGCTCCAAAGCATGTACGAGGACCTGGAGGTCCGGGTCGCCGAGCGGACCGCCCTCCTGGAAGCGGCCAAAGCCGAGCTCCGGCGCGTCATCAACACCGACGAACTGACCGGGCTGGCCAGCCGCTCGCTGCTGCAGGAAAAAGTGGCCGAAGCCGTGGCCGGGGCTTCGGGCCGCCAGCCCGCGCTCATCCTGCTGGACCTCGATTCCTTCCGGCTCATCAATGACAGCCTCGGCCATGCAGCGGGGGACGCCGTCCTGCGGGAGGCGGCCCTGCGGCTGGTCGCGGCGGCCGGGCCCGGCCACCTGATCGCCCGCCTGAGCGGCGATGAGTTCGCTGTGCTCGTCGTGGACCAGGAACCGGACGCGGTGCTGCAGATCGCGTCCCGGCTCGGCGAATCGTTGAAGGACAGAATCGTTGCCGGCGGCGTCGCCGTCGGACTCACGGCCGGAACTGGTGTCCGGCTGGGGGAACCCGGACTGCGCAGCGAGGAACTCATCCGCGACGCCGACATCGCCATGCACGAGGCCAAGAAACGCGGCCGGGACACTCTCCTGGTGTTTTCCGCCGCCATGCACCAGGCCGCCAAGCAGCGCGTCCACCTGGTGGCGGAGCTCAGGACCGCCCTGGCCACGGATGAGCTCGAACTGGAATACCAGCCCATCATGGATCTGCGCAACGGCACGATTGCCGGCGCCGAGGCCCTGATCCGCTGGCGCCACCCCAGCCTGGGCCTGCTGGCACCCGATACGTTCCTCGACGCCGCAGACGAGGCCGGACTCACGGTCCAGATCGGCCACTGGGTGCTTGGGAAGGCCATCGCGCAGACCGGCCTCTGGAAGTCCGACCCCGGACTTCCGTCGGACTTCAGCACCCACATCAATCTCTCACCGGCAGACCTGCACCACGTCGATCTGGCGCCCTATGTCGAAGGACTGCTGGCCCGGCACGGCGTCGAACCCTGCCATGTCTCAATAGAAATCACCGAAACCGCGATCATGCGCGGCGGCCCGGAGGTGGCAGCCACCATGCAGTCGCTCAATGACCTTGGCGTCCGGATCGAGATCGACGACTTCGGCACGGGCTATTCGTCCATCAGCTACCTGCGCACCCTTCCGGCCGCGCAGGCAAAGATCGACAAGTCCCTGCTGGACGGACTGACCACGGACCGGCAGCAGGAAACCTTCGTCGCGGCCATCCTGCAGCTGATCCATTCGGCCGGACTGGGCGCCGTCGCCGAGGGCATCGAGGACCGGGAACAAGCGGAGAGGCTGCGGCAGCTGAACTGCGAATTCGGCCAGGGGTACTTCTTCAGCAGGCCGCTGCCTGTCGCGGACATGACGGACCTCCTGGCGCACAAGGACGGCGCGGTGGCATGA
- a CDS encoding amidase, translating to MDEQLRWMDATGQADLVRSGQVSAAELLAEARDRIRELNPAVNAVIAELDGSSGENGSENGSSGESGSSEGGSQGARSPAGVPGKETEPGGRPFPGVPFLVKDLALEIAGTPFSEGSRWLTGNVSRHDQELARRFRRAGLAMIGKTNTCEFGLSPHCEPLLHGATRNPWDLSLSTSGSSGGSAAAVAAGIVPMAHGNDLGGSLRYPAAWCGLFGLKPTRGRVPLGPEYGDVVGGLAAEFALTRTVRDAAALLDAVAGPASGDPYWAPPRLRPYVAETGTPPGRLRIAATATPNSGQTVHPDYLQAFDAAVELLGSLGHDVEEGRPEPLDRAGHRAIRAVYAAAAAWIEGYWTRRLGRGPEPGELEPYTEVLFGRGRKISAGDYLQGIEELQRFSRRVAGFFQTYDLWLTPTVGWPPLPLGTLTATPEDPLRGEREAGRFLMFDGEYANITGNPVMSVPLGTDSAGLPVGMSFLAGFGAEGTLFRLAAQLEQARPWAGRRPALAVT from the coding sequence GTGGACGAACAACTCCGCTGGATGGATGCCACCGGGCAGGCCGATCTGGTCCGCTCCGGCCAGGTCAGCGCCGCCGAACTCCTTGCTGAGGCGCGGGACCGCATCAGGGAACTCAACCCCGCTGTGAATGCCGTGATCGCCGAGCTGGACGGTTCCTCCGGGGAAAATGGCTCCGAGAACGGTTCCTCCGGGGAAAGTGGCTCCTCGGAAGGCGGCTCCCAGGGCGCCCGTTCCCCGGCGGGCGTCCCCGGGAAAGAAACCGAACCCGGCGGGCGTCCATTTCCCGGCGTGCCGTTCCTCGTCAAGGACCTCGCCCTGGAGATCGCCGGGACGCCGTTCTCCGAAGGCTCGCGCTGGCTGACCGGGAACGTCTCGCGCCACGACCAGGAACTCGCACGGCGCTTCCGCCGGGCCGGGCTGGCCATGATCGGCAAGACCAACACCTGTGAGTTCGGCCTGAGCCCGCACTGCGAACCGCTGCTGCACGGGGCCACGCGCAACCCGTGGGACCTGTCCCTGTCCACGAGCGGGTCGAGCGGCGGGTCGGCGGCCGCCGTGGCAGCCGGGATCGTCCCCATGGCCCACGGCAATGATCTCGGCGGATCGCTGCGCTATCCGGCCGCGTGGTGCGGACTGTTCGGCCTCAAGCCGACCCGGGGGAGGGTGCCGCTGGGCCCGGAATACGGCGACGTCGTCGGCGGCCTCGCAGCCGAATTTGCCCTGACCCGCACGGTCCGCGACGCCGCGGCGCTGCTGGACGCCGTCGCCGGTCCGGCCTCCGGGGACCCGTACTGGGCTCCGCCGCGGCTGCGGCCGTACGTGGCCGAAACCGGGACGCCACCGGGACGGCTGCGGATCGCGGCCACGGCCACCCCCAATAGCGGCCAGACGGTCCATCCCGATTACCTGCAGGCCTTCGACGCCGCCGTGGAGCTGCTGGGCAGCCTGGGCCACGACGTCGAAGAGGGCCGCCCGGAGCCGCTGGACCGGGCAGGACACCGAGCCATCCGGGCCGTGTACGCCGCCGCGGCCGCCTGGATCGAGGGGTACTGGACGCGGCGGCTGGGCCGTGGGCCGGAGCCGGGCGAGCTGGAGCCGTACACCGAGGTCCTGTTCGGGCGCGGGCGGAAGATCAGCGCCGGAGACTACCTGCAGGGCATCGAGGAGCTGCAACGGTTCAGCCGCCGGGTCGCCGGCTTCTTCCAGACGTACGATCTCTGGCTGACGCCGACCGTCGGATGGCCGCCGCTGCCGCTAGGCACGCTGACCGCGACGCCGGAGGACCCCCTCCGCGGGGAGCGGGAGGCCGGGCGCTTCCTCATGTTCGACGGCGAGTACGCCAACATCACGGGCAACCCGGTCATGTCCGTGCCACTGGGCACCGATTCCGCCGGTCTTCCCGTCGGGATGTCCTTCCTCGCCGGGTTCGGCGCCGAAGGGACCCTCTTCCGGCTCGCTGCCCAGCTGGAGCAGGCCAGGCCCTGGGCCGGACGGCGTCCTGCGCTCGCCGTGACATGA
- the rarD gene encoding EamA family transporter RarD, whose translation MPIPEGSFSPAPPSAPPAPARAAGPAPVDKETTAGILFGIGAYGLWGLLPLYFFVLHPAGAVEIVANRVVWSLLFCVLLISITRSWRVLAAAFRNRTVIGPLSIAAALIAVNWLTYTYGVTTGQAVEASLGYFINPLVSVLLGVFVLKEKLRPLQWAAVGIGFIAVGVLTVSYGKLPWIALTLALSFGLYGFVKKRVGPRADAITSLTVETIVLAPLAAATMVVLAVSGTASLASNGPGHFWLLAASGVITAVPLLFFGASARRLPMTTIGLLQYFAPVLQFIVALVVFKEAMTPDRWIGFGVVWLALLVLTMDMLLTARKNSVTRKRARAAA comes from the coding sequence GTGCCTATACCCGAAGGATCCTTCTCCCCCGCCCCGCCGAGCGCCCCGCCTGCCCCGGCACGTGCAGCAGGCCCGGCACCGGTAGATAAGGAGACGACGGCGGGGATCCTGTTCGGGATCGGCGCCTACGGTCTGTGGGGGCTGCTGCCCCTGTACTTCTTCGTTCTGCATCCGGCCGGAGCGGTCGAAATCGTGGCGAACCGGGTGGTCTGGTCCCTCCTGTTTTGCGTCCTGCTGATCAGCATCACGCGGTCCTGGCGGGTGCTGGCCGCCGCGTTCCGGAACCGCACGGTGATCGGCCCGCTGTCCATCGCAGCGGCCCTGATCGCGGTGAACTGGCTGACCTACACCTACGGTGTGACCACCGGCCAGGCCGTCGAGGCCTCCCTGGGCTACTTCATCAACCCGCTGGTCTCCGTGCTCCTGGGGGTCTTCGTCCTCAAGGAGAAGCTGCGGCCGCTGCAGTGGGCCGCCGTCGGCATCGGTTTCATTGCTGTAGGCGTGCTCACGGTCTCCTACGGCAAACTGCCCTGGATCGCGCTGACGCTGGCGCTGAGCTTCGGCCTGTACGGCTTCGTCAAGAAGCGTGTCGGCCCGCGGGCGGACGCGATCACCAGCCTGACTGTGGAAACGATCGTGCTGGCGCCGCTGGCTGCGGCCACCATGGTGGTCCTCGCGGTCAGCGGGACGGCAAGCCTGGCCTCCAACGGTCCCGGTCACTTCTGGCTGCTGGCGGCCTCGGGTGTCATCACCGCCGTGCCGTTGCTGTTCTTCGGGGCCTCCGCCCGCCGGCTGCCGATGACAACGATCGGACTGCTGCAATACTTCGCGCCCGTCCTGCAGTTCATTGTGGCCCTCGTCGTATTCAAGGAAGCGATGACCCCGGACCGCTGGATCGGTTTCGGCGTCGTCTGGCTGGCGCTGCTGGTGTTGACCATGGACATGCTGCTTACTGCCCGAAAGAACTCCGTGACCCGGAAACGGGCCCGCGCGGCCGCCTAA
- a CDS encoding aldehyde dehydrogenase family protein: MTVYAQPGTEGSKVTFKDRYENWIGGEWVAPVKGQYFENITPVTGKAFCEVARGTAEDIELALDAAHKIAPSWGKTSVAERAAILNKIADRIDANTEMLAVAESWDNGKPIRETLNADIPLAADHFRYFASAVRAQEGRLSQLDDDTTAYHYHEPLGVVGQIIPWNFPILMAVWKLAPALAAGNAVVLKPAEQTPSSILVLMELISDLLPAGVINVVNGFGVEAGKPLASSPRIRKIAFTGETTTGRLISQYASQNLIPVTLELGGKSPNIFFNDVAETNDAFYDKALEGFTLFAFNQGEVCTCPSRALVQEGIYDSFMADALARTQKIIQGNPLDTETQLGAQASNDQLEKILSYIDIGKQEGAKALTGGARAELSGDLAGGYYVQPTIFEGHNKMRIFQEEIFGPVVSVTRFSDYNDAMGIANDTLYGLGAGVWSRNGNVAYRAGREIQAGRVWVNNYHAYPAGAAFGGYKSSGIGRENHSMMLDHYQQTKNLLVSYNENKLGFF; encoded by the coding sequence ATGACTGTTTACGCCCAGCCCGGTACCGAGGGCTCGAAGGTCACCTTCAAGGACCGCTACGAAAACTGGATCGGCGGCGAGTGGGTTGCCCCGGTCAAGGGCCAGTACTTCGAGAACATCACCCCGGTGACCGGCAAGGCCTTCTGCGAGGTGGCCCGCGGCACCGCCGAGGACATTGAGCTGGCGCTGGACGCCGCGCACAAGATCGCACCGTCCTGGGGCAAGACCTCCGTGGCCGAGCGCGCCGCGATCCTGAACAAGATTGCCGACCGGATCGACGCGAACACCGAGATGCTCGCCGTCGCCGAATCCTGGGACAACGGCAAGCCGATCCGCGAAACGCTCAATGCCGACATTCCGCTCGCCGCCGACCACTTCCGCTACTTCGCCTCCGCCGTCCGCGCTCAGGAGGGCCGGCTGTCCCAGCTCGACGACGACACCACCGCCTACCACTACCACGAGCCCCTCGGCGTCGTCGGCCAGATCATTCCCTGGAACTTCCCGATCCTCATGGCCGTCTGGAAGCTCGCCCCGGCCCTCGCCGCCGGCAACGCCGTCGTGCTCAAGCCCGCCGAGCAGACGCCGTCCTCGATCCTGGTGCTGATGGAACTGATCAGCGACCTCCTGCCGGCCGGCGTCATCAACGTGGTCAACGGCTTCGGCGTCGAGGCCGGCAAGCCGCTGGCCTCCAGCCCGCGGATCCGCAAGATCGCCTTCACCGGCGAGACCACCACGGGCCGGCTGATCAGCCAGTACGCCTCCCAGAACCTGATCCCGGTCACCCTGGAACTCGGCGGCAAGAGCCCCAACATCTTCTTCAACGACGTCGCCGAGACCAACGACGCCTTCTACGACAAGGCCCTCGAAGGCTTCACGCTCTTCGCCTTCAACCAGGGCGAGGTCTGCACCTGCCCGTCCCGCGCCCTGGTCCAGGAAGGCATCTACGACTCCTTCATGGCCGACGCGCTGGCCCGCACGCAGAAGATCATCCAGGGCAACCCGCTGGATACCGAGACGCAGCTCGGCGCCCAGGCCTCCAACGACCAGCTCGAAAAGATCCTGTCCTACATCGACATCGGAAAGCAGGAAGGCGCCAAGGCCCTCACCGGCGGCGCCCGGGCCGAGCTCTCCGGGGACCTGGCCGGCGGCTACTACGTCCAGCCCACCATCTTCGAGGGCCACAACAAGATGCGGATCTTCCAGGAGGAGATCTTCGGCCCCGTGGTGTCCGTGACGCGCTTCAGCGACTACAACGACGCCATGGGGATCGCCAACGACACCCTCTACGGCCTGGGCGCCGGCGTCTGGTCCCGCAACGGCAACGTCGCCTACCGCGCCGGCCGCGAGATCCAGGCCGGCCGCGTGTGGGTCAACAACTACCACGCCTACCCGGCAGGGGCCGCGTTCGGCGGGTACAAGTCCTCCGGCATCGGACGTGAGAACCACTCGATGATGCTCGACCACTACCAGCAGACCAAGAACCTCCTGGTCAGCTACAACGAGAACAAGCTCGGCTTCTTCTAG
- a CDS encoding DUF779 domain-containing protein, with protein sequence MPHTRLDAAVTLDGEDFSRVALTPEAADLLRKLWTQHGPLMFHQSGGCCDGSSPMCYPAGEFLTGDSDVLLGLFDISDGLQPQPLEFWMSREQFNYWSHTHLTVDVVPGRGSGFSVEAPEGKRFLIRSTLMENWPV encoded by the coding sequence ATGCCACACACCAGGCTCGACGCCGCCGTCACCCTCGACGGCGAAGACTTCTCCCGGGTGGCGCTCACCCCCGAGGCCGCCGACCTGCTCCGCAAGCTGTGGACACAGCACGGCCCCCTGATGTTTCACCAGTCGGGCGGCTGCTGTGACGGGTCTTCGCCGATGTGCTACCCGGCGGGGGAGTTCCTGACCGGCGACTCGGATGTCCTGTTGGGCCTGTTCGACATCTCCGACGGGCTGCAGCCGCAGCCGCTGGAATTCTGGATGTCCCGGGAGCAGTTCAACTACTGGAGCCACACCCACCTGACGGTCGACGTCGTTCCCGGCCGGGGCAGCGGTTTCTCGGTGGAAGCGCCGGAAGGCAAGCGGTTCCTGATCCGCTCGACCCTCATGGAAAACTGGCCCGTTTGA